The Tenebrio molitor chromosome 5, icTenMoli1.1, whole genome shotgun sequence genome segment AGCTTTAACTGAAAATGATCATTACGTAttggtaatttatttattggggTTGGAACAATTGTATTATAATCGACTTGTAGGAATCGTTAGCAGAAAATGTTCAATCCACTCTTCTTGATCAAATTCGACTTTTGAATAACGAACAGAAGTTTGTAATATGGATTGGAAAATCAATCCATGTTACTGTCACTGTCTGTATGTTTAGAAATATATGTTTGAAATTAGTTAACAAGTATATTATAGGTGATATCAAGCCAGTTGCACCaggaaaaattgataatctAACAGAAATAGTTATAAAACCTCcagaaaaacatttcaaaaaactcacaaatgacaaaaaagaGTGTATTAAAAAGACTAATTATAAGAACGAAACTTTTGACTTTTTGTCTCAGTATAATAGGAGAGATAACTTGATTTTAAGAGCTGTACCGTTTAAGGAACTGactgaaaaaattggaaagttGCACAATCCTTTCAATGTTTTTGCGTTCAGAAACGacgtttccaaaaatattgttgagACAGATAAAAATCCATATTATTTCTCAGTAAAACCTTTTACAAATGACGACACCGAAAAATCACTCTATGTAAGACTTTACGTCTTTGAGGATTTTATCCAGGGTTTTGAATTGGGTAAAATCTGCACTGAAAACATATTTGTGAGTGACGTGTTAATAGACCACTTTGGTTGTGACACAGGAGCCAGAATATTATTGGAACCTTTCAGTGGAGCATCGCCAGAAGTGAAAGAGATAGAGATTTgtacaaaaaagaattattcCATAAACATGagtaacatttttaaacaGTACTTAGCAGATAGTTGTGAAAATGGAGAATTTGTTCTGAGTTCTAATGTTGTATTAGACGTAAGCAATAACTTGCGATGTTTTGTCAGATTCCAACCCAGTCAAACGAAATTTTGTGTTGTAACACCAGATTTAATAAGAGACTGCACATTAACCGTTGTCAATGTGAGTTTACCCGAGAAAGAAGTCTTGGAAAAGAACGAGTTTTCAATGAGCAAATACACGACAGACGCTGCAAATTATCAGGAAATTATCGacaaatgtttgtttttgttcgtgtATAACACGAAAGtttattgtaaaatgtatAATGTGTTGATCACAGGTGAGGTGTACCTATTGTTTGCAGTTTTGTCTGTAGTAACAAACCGTGTTGCAGGAAAATCCGGAACTGGCAAAAGTTCGTTGCTAAAAATCGTCGCAAACTCTATAAACTCGTTcccatattttatttacacgaaaaaaattaattgtaaggCGATCAAGGGTAAGACTGTCGAATCGTTGCATAAGTTATTCAcaacgacattttttgatttgatCCATCACCAACCGTCCGTTTTGCTTCTGGATGATCTTCAGGTGTTGTGCGAAAACGTGAATGAAACTGACGCGTTTGCGCAAAACGCTGTGTATTTTAACAGGTATGATTATCATTTATCATTATTAATGTCCCTTCATTTCATTTGCGTGATTAGAGTAAGCGAGATGTTGGAGCAgctgtttcaaaaattctgtGAGCACAATGCAGTAGGAATTCTAGCTACCGCAGAGTCTACttccaatttaaataaaaacatttatacGACGAGGGGTAaccatttgtttaaaaacatcTACAACATTAACGAATTAAATAAAGTGAGTTTCGTACGAGTCGCGAcgacatttttgattttgtactTGTAGAGCGACAGGAGAAAATTgttggaatttttattttcaaattgggAACTTGCAGGCGTAGATTTGGAGAAGTTGGCGGAAAAAACGGAAAGTTTTGTAGTGCGGGACATTGCAGATTTAGCGAACAAAGCATTATTCGAATCGTACCAAGAGGGTAATTCTACAATTTTCTCGCTTTCGCTTTATCGGTTCTATTAATTTTAGACCAAGACcagaatgtaataaaaatcaatcAGCAACATTGCGAGAGAGCTTTAGAAACAGTCACAGAAATATGTCTCGCCGGAGTTAACTTGCTCCCCCCCGGAGACAAAGACTTGAACGACATTGGAGGTTTAGCCGAAGTCAAGAAAATTCTGATCGAGACGATGCTGTGGCCCGCGAAGGTATTGCTCcgcgttttttaattttgggtCAGTTTCGAAAGTCAAAAAATCTCTTTTAGTACCCTAATTTGTTTGCCAATGCGCCCCTTCGTCTCGCGTCTGGTTTGCTCCTTTATGGTCCACCGGGTACAGGTAAAACGATATTGGCAGGAGCAGCTGCCAAACATTGTGGTCTTAGGTTGATTTCCATAAAGGGGCCGGAACTTTTATCGAAGTATATCGGGGCCAGCGAGCAAGCTGTTCGTGATGTGTTCCAGAGGTGAGAACGGGATGAGGTGACTGTCTAATTGGCGATTTATTTCTTTCCGTTTTTAGAGCACAAAGCGCCAAGCCGTGCGTATTGTTCTTCGACGAGTTCGACAGCCTCGCTCCCAGGTGAGTGCACATACTGTGAGAATAAGGCCATGTGaatctgtcaaaattttattccactTTTAGTGACAATTTTCtcatttgaaaatgaaatgtttttcAGTGTCCaggaattaattatttttcatttggattttttttaaggtCTAACAAAACTCTGAAAGATGATAATCGTAGTTGTGCTGTCATAATAGAAAATAGTAACACAAAAGTAActatttttgtgaaaagaaCAACtgcaaattaaacaaacaaaaaatacctGAACTACGattctaacaaaaaaaaacttttgattcgcatttgttaattttcttattaatCGTCATTTAACGCAGTTCCCACAAGCACAAAACGTCTCGGATCGTTACACTACGTAAAAAGAACGATTGGATTTTTGCTatctataaattaaaatttgcctcaaaaaaattctaatgtaTTCATAAGGTaccaaattttttcatttatggTTTAGGTGGTAGGAAgatctatcagaaagagaagaaaaaagtggtcttttaaaaaaaaattggtgatgaggTCGTTCCGCAAAAACAAATGACGTTATGAAACAAATTGCACGTCACAGGATGTCACctgtccgagcgattttcttaaaaacatcacataacgctattgcgaattttgttccaaactttgtTATAATTGTTTCCAGTTTGATACCTAtttgctatttttttattttttgcaacagGAGAGGTCACGACAATACAGGGGTCACAGACCGCGTTGTCAACCAGCTGTTGACGCAATTGGACGGCATCGAAACCCTTTCCGGTGTATTTGTTTTAGCGGCAACGTCACGACCAGACCTTCTCGATCCGGCCCTTTTGAGACCCGGCCGGCTCGACATTCACCTTCGTTGTTCCCTACCTGACAAGGTACTCcgaactttgaatttttttcatttcacatctTCCGACCGTCTCATTCCAGAATTCCCGATTAGCAATCTTAAACGTTCTATCCAAGCCCATGAAATTATCCACCGATGTGGATTTGTCGGAAGTGGCTCGCGCCACCGACGGATTTTCCGGTGCAGACTTGCAGGCCGTGCTTTACAGTGCCCAGCTGGATTCCGTGAAAGGTCTCCTTGAAGACGAGGTGAGTGGAGCAATTTCGCGTTAAGCCGTTTTCTTAGGCTTTATTGGACAAGTTAGTGAGATAGGCGTCTTGGTTTGCCGCTAACTACTCTAGGCACATTACACGATAACAATATCATTCGGATTATACAGCGCTAGGTAGTATCTTGATTGCTTTATAATGAGAAGCAAGTATTGAGCCTGCCGGCACAGTCGTTTCCTTATTGACGTCACTTCCGTTGATTCGTCCTGAAGACGTGCGGCATAAAAACCGTGCCATCAATCGATCACGACAATAGGTGTCGCTACAACTTTCAACCAATAAAAGAGGCGTCAGTCCACATCAAAAGAGAACCGACACCGGCACTGCATGCCTCAAAACTAAATTCCGTTAATGAAGACGACTAATGACTGAAGCAATTATTGCTCTAATAGATGTCGCCCCCTCGCGTTGTTTTAAGAGCGCCACATTTCGACGAGTATACGCATTTTAAAGGGAGAATCGCGTGCGTTTTACTTTCTACATAATTAACCGCGATAACCGATTCGGTGATGTTTACCTAAATGTCATGTGAACAAAATATTCGCAAGACCAACGGGGACTCGCAGATAGATTCATATTCGCTTAAAGCTGTTTGAATCAATCCACGAATCGACTTTTGCTTTTCACGGATATGCAAAAACAGTTGATAACACAgcctaacaaaaaatatttttttgttcgacgctgtcagaatttgagaattttctcctatgtgaacggattttgataaatgtcacaacttgtcaaaacgaaacgtcaagctaattttaaagattttaagcgatttggagcctttaaggggctcgtcgaacaaaaaaacgttgtattcaactcgttcgtgtgtaaattgggtcttttttggcaaaagacccaatttacgcacaaactcattaaataaactactattattgtttgttgaatTAACTAAGTAATTTATGATGTTgttctgaaatttttttggaattatttcTTCCACACTATTATACAATTAATTCgtgtgaaattaatttttcagtcAAATTGTTTGCGGAACGACAATAAGATTAATTGATTAATGGATGCAAACAAGTTTCGTAAATGACGGCAGTTACCGACTGTAGCAATGATTGCCGTTGTAGATGTCGCCCCCTCGCGTTGTTTTTAGCAGCCCCACATTCCGTCAAGTGTACGTATTTTAAAGGGAGAATCCCGCGAGTTCATTTCGCCTTCTCCATAATTAACTACAATATTTGATTCGAGTTCGTTTGTTACGgtcgttttaatttcaatatgggATCGCAATTAACGCCTGTTAAATACATGCTTATATTTcgcttaatttaatttgtgtttGAATTGAATGGGCTTTGATTGTTAATTTTACCTTCACTTAGCCTCGTTGGGGCATTGTTCGGTGCCATATCGAATTTGTTGctttgaattattttcaatgCGACTAATTAATGATtttctgttttgttttgttaacgGCGCACGCTGAGAACGAGaagaagtaatttattttggatTTATTTAACGTCGTTTTCAGGATAACATACAAGAATTTCAACCGGAGGTACATCAGGGTCAGTTGATGGAAGCTGTCAAAAATACCAGACCGTCTTTGACCAAAGTGGAACAAAGAAAATACGAACAAATGTAGGgaaaatgtttgtttcattaaacAGTTTTTAGTGTTCATTAATTACAGATACAAGAAGTTTGAGGGAGGCGAAAGTAGTGATTTTACGCCTGGAAGCAGAGCCACACTCGCGTAATTacatattgcttaataaaggttttttttttggttggattgtttttggtgtttttattttagaatgtatatttttgttttttctttattatgcAATGAAAGTAGTTTGTGTTGATATTCAACACTGATATTGttctttgtttctttattgttttaataaaatatttggtaCTGAAAGTCTTTATGTTTTAAACCTATTCATAAAATAAgacgtatttaaaaaatatatggaTACAGACTGGGCGTAAATTGTCCTCCTTtccttttccaatttttgaaCCAGGCAAGAGACACTTTGGACAAACATGAAATGATATCGCTTTTTAACACAAATCTGGAGAGAATCTGTAAAGATGGCACTGTcaactttgaaatttcaaatagcAGAAAAAGGTCACGTGACACATCATTTGAGAGGTCCTTCTATTCTCTATCCAACTACTGATTTTTCACGATCATTTAAATATTCTCCACTGTTTCTTTTTTGTCTGGTTCAAAAGTTAGAGACGGGGGAGGACTATTTACGTCCGTGctgtatataaaatttatagACATCCTAACACCTAACGCTTGTGTTACTTATGCAACCCATATTTCACCGAGTAATTTTGTTAAGGTTTGTTTGATAAATGAGAAGCAGcaatagtatttttttttttttttgataaacagTAAACTGGTAACAATATTCCAATTTGTAAAAGTATAcgacgaatatttaataaattaaaaaaaaaattctacaacTACCAGAACCGGTAAGATGTACATATGACTTAAgtaggtacagtcgcgagcaataaattttgatcgtcaaggtcattctttgacgtaATCGAAAATGTTCctttgtaaaacagtcgtaaatatcataacctatcatcacgttgtatgacattaattgtcatttttttttaatttttttgacactttgttgacatggacATAATTAGACagggaaaatttttaaatttgtgacaatctaaccaaattttgaaatgacattgacgaccaaaatttattgctcgcgacagtacattgTACATTGTTAAAATGAGCAGTATGGTTTGTAATTCTTGTGCATTCTCCAGTTGTTACCATTTCTTCAAGATTTACGTGAACAAGAATTTCAGAAGAAAATAGTTGTCTAGGGTATTTgccgagtgataatgagcccgacggaattgaaaaattgaaaatgcaacccacaatacgaGTACATCTCCAAAGTAAACCTAGATAACCTACGCGTCCATATTCAGGTTTACCTTGcaagtgtattttgggttgcattttcaattccgccgggcttataatcactcgtgaaatacctgtAGATGTATCTACATGTAGGTACctaattgtaaaaaatgaagCTAAGCATTTTAAGTTAAAAACACTTTGAGAAAGCTTACATTTGACTGCTGTAAGTTATTCTAGGCGTGCTTAAGTATATCTAAAGCTGATCAACAGTTGTAAAGTTTGTTATGCTTTCTaggaatttttgattttaataatgtGCTTAACATGTGCTCTCCATTGATCTAGAACTGTTGGGCGTTGTCTtcaatgataaaaaatgtaagagAGATTatgaatagtatattatatattgagggagagaaatgc includes the following:
- the Pex1 gene encoding peroxisomal ATPase PEX1; the encoded protein is MFESLLTVKYLTSKNCFCSLSVNNFKHLQSNCVKLVYDNETYYVSVDPLSGSIDDQSIGINSLYAKALGLEDNLLIALSEVPKPPTIQSATVRALTENDHYVLESLAENVQSTLLDQIRLLNNEQKFVIWIGKSIHVTVTVCDIKPVAPGKIDNLTEIVIKPPEKHFKKLTNDKKECIKKTNYKNETFDFLSQYNRRDNLILRAVPFKELTEKIGKLHNPFNVFAFRNDVSKNIVETDKNPYYFSVKPFTNDDTEKSLYVRLYVFEDFIQGFELGKICTENIFVSDVLIDHFGCDTGARILLEPFSGASPEVKEIEICTKKNYSINMSNIFKQYLADSCENGEFVLSSNVVLDVSNNLRCFVRFQPSQTKFCVVTPDLIRDCTLTVVNVSLPEKEVLEKNEFSMSKYTTDAANYQEIIDKCLFLFVYNTKVYCKMYNVLITGKSGTGKSSLLKIVANSINSFPYFIYTKKINCKAIKGKTVESLHKLFTTTFFDLIHHQPSVLLLDDLQVLCENVNETDAFAQNAVYFNRVSEMLEQLFQKFCEHNAVGILATAESTSNLNKNIYTTRGNHLFKNIYNINELNKSDRRKLLEFLFSNWELAGVDLEKLAEKTESFVVRDIADLANKALFESYQEDQDQNVIKINQQHCERALETVTEICLAGVNLLPPGDKDLNDIGGLAEVKKILIETMLWPAKYPNLFANAPLRLASGLLLYGPPGTGKTILAGAAAKHCGLRLISIKGPELLSKYIGASEQAVRDVFQRAQSAKPCVLFFDEFDSLAPRRGHDNTGVTDRVVNQLLTQLDGIETLSGVFVLAATSRPDLLDPALLRPGRLDIHLRCSLPDKNSRLAILNVLSKPMKLSTDVDLSEVARATDGFSGADLQAVLYSAQLDSVKGLLEDEDNIQEFQPEVHQGQLMEAVKNTRPSLTKVEQRKYEQIYKKFEGGESSDFTPGSRATLA